One Brassica napus cultivar Da-Ae chromosome C4, Da-Ae, whole genome shotgun sequence genomic region harbors:
- the LOC106401399 gene encoding bifunctional epoxide hydrolase 2-like (The RefSeq protein has 1 substitution compared to this genomic sequence) → MEHRKLRGNGVDIHVAIQGPSDGPVVLLIHGFPTLWYSWRHQIPGLAALGYRAVAPDLRGYGDSDAPSEISSYTCFHLVGDMIAVISALTEDKVFVVGHDWGALIAWYLCLFRPDKVKALVNLSVPFSFGPKDPTVKPVDVLRKFYGDDFYMCRFQEVGEIEAEISEVGVERVVRRILTYRTPRPLILPKDKSFWGPKDETIPLPSWLTEEDVAYYVSKFQEKGYTGGVNYYRNFDRNNELFAPWVGCKIQVPTKFAIGEQDLVYHFPGAREYIHGPKFKEEVPLLEEPVVIEGAAHFVNQEKPQEILQLIVDFISKF, encoded by the exons ATGGAGCACCGAAAGTTAAGAGGTAACGGCGTAGACATCCACGTGGCGATCCAAGGCCCTTCCGATGGCCCTGTAGTCCTCCTCATCCATGGATTCCCTACTCTTTGGTACTCATGGCGTCACCAGATCCCCGGACTCGCTGCTCTCGGATACCGCGCCGTCGCTCCTGACTTACGCGGTTACGGTGACTCCGATGCTCCGTCGGAGATCTCTTCCTACACTTGCTTCCACCTGGTGGGTGACATGATCGCCGTCATATCCGCCTTGACCGAAGATAAAGTGTTTGTGGTTGGCCATGATTGGGGAGCTCTCATCGCTTGGTATCTTTGTCTTTTCCGACCTGATAAAGTCAAAGCTCTGGTCAACCTCTCTGTTCCTTTCTCTTTCGGTCCTAAAGATCCTACCGTTAAACCTATCGACGTGCTGCGTAAGTTCTACGGCGACGACTTCTACATGTGTAGGTTTCAG GAAGTGGGAGAAATAGAAGCTGAGATTTCTGAGGTTGGGGTCGAGAGAGTAGTGAGGAGGATACTCACATATAGAACACCTCGACCGCTTATTTTGCCCAAGGATAAAAGCTTTTGGGGACCTAAAGACGAAACTATTCCTTTACCGTCATGGCTAACGGAGGAAGATGTTGCTTACTATGTTAGCAAGTTTCAAGAGAAAGGTTACACTGGTGGAGTTAATTACTACCGCAATTTTGACCG AAACAATGAGCTGTTTGCTCCATGGGTGGGATGCAAAATCCAGGTACCTACAAAATTCGCGATTGGGGAGCAGGATCTGGTCTACCATTTTCCTGGTGCGAGGGAATACATACATGGTCCCAAGTTCAAGGAAGAAGTTCCTTTGCTCGAAGAGCCTGTGGTCATCGAGGGGGCTGCTCACTTCGTTAACCAAGAGAAGCCACAAGAGATCCTCCAACTTATCGTTGACTTCATCTCCAAATTCTAG